In Gemmatimonas sp. UBA7669, one genomic interval encodes:
- the kdsB gene encoding 3-deoxy-manno-octulosonate cytidylyltransferase: MPVLAVIPARLGATRLPRKPLRLLGGEPLVVRVHERVAALAVADACVVATDHAEVADACQARGIPVVLTRSDHPSGTDRVAEVANRPEFGAFDVLLNVQGDEPFVSHAALRGAVDIVQQGRAPIGTAAVPVPVDALERRDVVKVVCTDDGRALYFSRAAIPCLREPQDAAMLAPLVHQHVGVYAYTRSALQQWVAWAPHPLELVERLEQLRPLAHGLAIGVAHVPSAEGGIDTEDDLVRANARWAAHTS, encoded by the coding sequence ATGCCGGTCCTCGCGGTGATTCCGGCGCGCCTTGGCGCGACCCGACTTCCCCGCAAACCACTTCGCCTCCTCGGAGGCGAACCCCTCGTCGTCCGGGTCCACGAGCGCGTAGCGGCGCTCGCCGTGGCTGACGCCTGTGTGGTGGCCACCGACCATGCCGAAGTTGCAGACGCCTGTCAGGCGCGCGGCATCCCCGTGGTCCTCACCCGCAGCGATCACCCCAGTGGCACCGACCGCGTGGCCGAAGTGGCCAATCGTCCGGAATTTGGGGCGTTCGATGTCCTGCTCAATGTACAAGGGGACGAGCCCTTTGTGTCTCACGCCGCGCTGCGCGGCGCGGTGGACATCGTGCAGCAGGGTCGGGCCCCCATCGGCACCGCGGCGGTACCGGTACCCGTTGACGCGCTCGAGCGCCGCGACGTGGTCAAAGTCGTCTGCACGGATGATGGCCGGGCCCTCTATTTTTCACGGGCTGCCATCCCCTGTTTGCGGGAACCCCAGGACGCCGCCATGCTGGCACCACTCGTGCACCAGCACGTCGGCGTCTATGCCTATACCCGGTCCGCCCTGCAGCAATGGGTGGCCTGGGCTCCTCATCCGCTGGAGTTGGTCGAGCGCCTCGAACAACTCCGGCCGCTGGCTCACGGTCTCGCCATTGGCGTGGCGCATGTGCCCTCGGCCGAAGGCGGCATCGACACTGAAGACGACCTGGTGCGCGCCAACGCGCGCTGGGCTGCCCATACATCGTGA
- a CDS encoding TerC family protein, with the protein MPLSWWIGFNALVLFLLALDLGIFNRKAHTVSVREALGWSALWVSLAIAFGIWVGQALGRQAMLEFYAGYLVEQALSVDNLFVFILIFGYFRIPPELQHRVLFWGILGALLMRGAMIGAGAVLIARFHWIIYVFGVFLVYTGFKMAFSGGSHVEPEQNPVIRLVRRFVPLTTRFHGEHFFIREPLSPGGVARLVATPLFVVLVLVETTDVVFAVDSIPAIFGVTRNPFLVYTSNVFAILGLRSLYFVLANIIGKFHLLKYGLSVVLAFVGVKMLLSEIRPIPIGISLGVVAAVLIGSVLLSLVIPPKEESTPA; encoded by the coding sequence ATGCCTCTTTCGTGGTGGATCGGTTTCAACGCGCTGGTGCTGTTTCTGCTGGCGCTTGACCTCGGGATATTCAATCGCAAGGCCCACACGGTTTCGGTGCGCGAAGCCCTGGGCTGGAGCGCCTTGTGGGTGTCGCTGGCCATCGCCTTTGGTATCTGGGTGGGCCAGGCACTGGGGCGTCAGGCCATGCTGGAGTTCTACGCCGGCTATCTGGTGGAACAGGCCCTGTCGGTCGACAACCTGTTCGTTTTCATCCTGATTTTCGGCTACTTCCGCATTCCGCCCGAACTGCAGCACCGGGTGCTGTTCTGGGGCATCCTGGGCGCGCTGCTCATGCGCGGCGCCATGATCGGGGCGGGCGCGGTGCTCATCGCCCGCTTCCACTGGATCATCTACGTGTTCGGCGTCTTCCTCGTCTACACGGGGTTCAAGATGGCCTTCAGCGGCGGTTCACACGTGGAGCCCGAGCAGAATCCCGTCATTCGGCTGGTGCGCCGCTTCGTCCCGCTCACCACCCGCTTCCACGGCGAGCATTTCTTCATCCGGGAGCCACTCTCGCCAGGTGGGGTGGCGCGGCTTGTGGCCACGCCGCTGTTCGTGGTGCTCGTCCTGGTGGAGACCACTGACGTGGTGTTTGCGGTCGATTCCATCCCCGCCATTTTCGGTGTGACGCGCAATCCCTTCCTCGTCTACACCTCAAACGTTTTCGCCATTCTGGGCCTGCGCTCACTCTACTTCGTGCTGGCCAACATCATCGGCAAGTTCCACCTGCTCAAGTACGGTCTGTCCGTCGTGCTGGCCTTCGTGGGTGTCAAGATGCTGCTCAGCGAGATCCGTCCCATTCCCATCGGGATCTCGCTTGGTGTCGTGGCCGCGGTGCTGATTGGCAGCGTGCTTCTGTCCCTCGTTATCCCGCCGAAGGAAGAGTCGACGCCCGCCTGA
- a CDS encoding anthranilate synthase component II, whose amino-acid sequence MLLVIDNYDSFTYNLVQYFGELGETLEVHRNDALSVDEVGAMQPEAIVVSPGPCAPKDAGISVDVIRRYGAEIPLLGVCLGHQAIGEAYGGVVTRAGRVMHGKMSHITHDGTGLFAGVPSPLGVMRYHSLVVEHDTLPADLVVTATAVDDPTEIHALQHRVHPVWGVQFHPESILTEHGRALLQNFLGMARLRRASTLPSAG is encoded by the coding sequence ATGCTGCTCGTCATCGACAACTACGACTCGTTCACCTACAACCTGGTGCAGTACTTCGGCGAGCTGGGTGAAACGCTGGAGGTGCACCGGAACGATGCCCTGAGCGTGGACGAGGTTGGCGCCATGCAGCCCGAGGCCATCGTGGTATCACCGGGCCCCTGCGCGCCGAAAGACGCGGGCATCTCGGTGGACGTCATCCGTCGCTACGGCGCCGAGATTCCGCTGCTGGGTGTCTGTCTCGGCCACCAGGCCATCGGTGAGGCCTACGGTGGCGTGGTCACGCGCGCGGGGCGCGTGATGCACGGCAAGATGTCGCACATAACACACGACGGCACGGGGCTGTTTGCCGGCGTGCCGTCACCGCTGGGCGTCATGCGCTATCACTCACTGGTGGTGGAGCACGACACGCTGCCCGCAGACCTCGTCGTCACGGCCACGGCGGTCGATGACCCCACGGAAATCCACGCACTGCAGCACCGCGTGCACCCGGTGTGGGGCGTGCAATTCCATCCGGAGTCGATTCTCACCGAGCACGGCCGTGCCCTGCTGCAGAACTTCCTGGGCATGGCCCGCCTCAGGCGGGCGTCGACTCTTCCTTCGGCGGGATAA
- the xerD gene encoding site-specific tyrosine recombinase XerD: MGRPRAAADPERDPAQYPGLHVQTFLDVYATERVASPRTIDAYRRDVIDCARFLRAQGVERIEDVRPAHLREYLYSLKDADPERGIEPRENSTVRRRLSALRSWFRTLVAEGLVTVDPTERLDAPQRWRSLPDVLTVDDITRLLSAPSLDERLAFRDRAMLELAYGAGLRVSEWIGLQQKDVLLEDGLVRVFGKGSKERLVPIGRSAIGAVAVYLRELRPVLERGQGKGLLFLNGQGKPLTRMGAWKILQKYVALAGIEKHVSPHTLRHSFATHLLEGGADLRAVQEMLGHADIATTQIYTHVDREYLRSVHKQYHPRG; encoded by the coding sequence ATGGGACGTCCGCGCGCAGCGGCAGATCCGGAACGCGACCCGGCGCAGTATCCGGGGCTGCATGTCCAGACGTTTCTGGACGTGTACGCCACGGAACGCGTTGCGTCGCCGCGCACCATCGATGCCTACCGCCGCGACGTCATCGACTGCGCACGTTTTCTGCGCGCCCAGGGCGTGGAGCGCATCGAGGACGTGCGCCCGGCGCACCTGCGTGAGTACCTCTACTCGCTCAAGGACGCCGATCCGGAACGTGGCATTGAACCGCGTGAGAACAGTACGGTGCGCCGCCGGCTCTCTGCGTTGCGGTCCTGGTTCCGCACACTGGTTGCCGAGGGGTTGGTCACGGTGGATCCCACCGAACGCCTCGATGCCCCACAGCGCTGGCGCAGCCTGCCCGACGTGCTGACGGTGGACGACATCACGCGCCTGTTGTCCGCCCCCAGTCTCGATGAGCGCCTCGCGTTCCGCGACCGCGCGATGCTGGAGCTGGCCTATGGTGCCGGCTTGCGCGTTTCCGAGTGGATCGGCCTGCAGCAGAAGGACGTGCTGCTTGAGGACGGCCTGGTGCGCGTGTTTGGCAAGGGCAGCAAGGAGCGACTGGTGCCCATTGGCCGCTCGGCCATCGGCGCCGTGGCCGTGTACCTGCGCGAACTCCGTCCGGTACTCGAGCGTGGGCAGGGCAAGGGGCTGCTCTTTCTCAATGGACAGGGCAAGCCGCTCACGCGCATGGGCGCCTGGAAGATTCTGCAGAAGTACGTGGCGCTGGCCGGCATCGAAAAACACGTGTCGCCCCATACGCTGCGGCACTCCTTTGCCACGCATCTGCTCGAAGGGGGCGCCGACCTGCGAGCGGTCCAGGAGATGCTCGGCCACGCCGATATTGCCACCACGCAGATCTACACGCACGTCGATCGTGAGTATCTTCGGAGTGTGCACAAGCAATACCATCCGCGCGGCTGA
- a CDS encoding DedA family protein — protein sequence MMADLLAWLVGLPEPVLYGIIVVAAFAENVFPPLPADTVIALGAFVAARGNGTEFGVWAATMVGNIGGAMLMYWVGHRFGLPRLQQRFPRAFPADAAERFSERFATQGVLAVLVSRFLPAVRAVVPPVAGALGIGAGRALLAMSAASALWYGIVCVLAFRAGSNADVLLAQIATQQRSIGLVALGIVAVAAGIWWWRRRRAANARVDANARANTDTLDGEP from the coding sequence ATGATGGCCGACCTTCTGGCGTGGCTAGTCGGATTGCCCGAGCCGGTGCTCTACGGCATCATCGTGGTGGCCGCGTTTGCGGAGAACGTATTCCCGCCGCTGCCGGCCGACACGGTTATCGCGTTGGGGGCTTTTGTCGCGGCGCGTGGCAACGGGACGGAGTTCGGGGTGTGGGCCGCCACCATGGTCGGAAATATCGGCGGTGCGATGCTCATGTATTGGGTGGGCCATCGCTTCGGCCTTCCGCGTCTGCAGCAGCGTTTCCCACGTGCGTTTCCGGCGGACGCGGCCGAACGATTCTCTGAGCGTTTTGCCACGCAGGGTGTGCTGGCTGTGCTGGTGAGTCGCTTTCTTCCGGCCGTGCGCGCGGTGGTCCCGCCCGTTGCCGGCGCCCTGGGCATCGGGGCAGGTCGGGCACTGCTCGCCATGTCGGCCGCCTCCGCGCTGTGGTATGGCATCGTGTGTGTGCTGGCCTTCCGGGCCGGAAGCAACGCCGACGTGTTGCTGGCGCAGATTGCCACGCAGCAACGCAGCATCGGCCTCGTGGCGCTGGGCATCGTAGCCGTAGCCGCTGGCATCTGGTGGTGGCGTCGTCGTCGCGCCGCCAATGCCAGGGTCGATGCCAATGCCCGTGCCAACACCGACACGCTCGACGGGGAGCCCTGA
- the ispF gene encoding 2-C-methyl-D-erythritol 2,4-cyclodiphosphate synthase has translation MRVGIGYDSHRFAPGGPMRLGGVDVPSAVHCAGHSDGDAVCHAVTDAILGAAALGDIGQMFPDTDAANKGKDSVMMLEAAVARVHEAGWRVHNVDVTVVAQAPKIGPNREAMRAALATALQVGTDMVFIKGKTNEGMGWIGREEGLAVLCTASLLPR, from the coding sequence ATGCGTGTGGGCATCGGGTATGACTCGCACCGCTTTGCGCCGGGTGGCCCCATGCGCCTCGGCGGCGTGGATGTCCCGTCCGCGGTGCATTGCGCGGGTCATTCCGATGGCGATGCCGTGTGTCATGCCGTGACCGATGCCATTCTCGGTGCGGCGGCCCTTGGGGACATCGGTCAGATGTTTCCCGATACCGACGCCGCCAACAAGGGCAAAGACTCGGTCATGATGCTGGAAGCGGCCGTCGCGCGTGTGCACGAGGCGGGATGGCGCGTGCACAACGTGGACGTGACCGTCGTGGCGCAGGCGCCAAAGATTGGCCCCAATCGTGAGGCCATGCGTGCAGCGCTGGCGACCGCCCTGCAGGTGGGTACCGACATGGTGTTCATCAAGGGCAAGACCAACGAAGGCATGGGGTGGATAGGGCGCGAAGAAGGTCTGGCGGTGCTCTGCACAGCATCGCTGCTGCCGCGCTGA
- the mqnC gene encoding cyclic dehypoxanthinyl futalosine synthase, translated as MRDLLDFYTNAPLLELGHEADRVREQKHPHGVVTYIVDRNINYTNVCVADCGFCAFYRRPKHGEGYTLSYEQIGEKIEETKALGGVQILIQGGHNPYIPFEWYLDLLRYIKRNHPIHIHGFSPSEVDFFATRFRLDARDVVRELKAAGLDSIPGGGGEILVQRVRDLVAPKKAGADRWLEIMELAHNEGMKTSVTMMYGIGETLAERIEHLQRVRELQARTNGFTAFITWPLQPENTPTLSHMPKTDATTYLRTVAISRIVLDNVPNLQSSWVTMGMKVGQLALRYGCNDFGSLMIEENVVSAANTTYRTTTDELDRLIRDAGFTPARRRQDYSIISGEALPAAAATVAA; from the coding sequence ATGCGCGACCTGCTCGATTTCTACACCAACGCCCCGCTGCTCGAACTCGGTCATGAAGCTGACCGTGTGCGCGAGCAGAAGCACCCGCACGGCGTGGTCACCTATATCGTCGACCGCAACATCAACTACACCAACGTGTGTGTGGCCGATTGCGGGTTCTGCGCCTTCTATCGGCGTCCCAAGCACGGCGAAGGCTACACGCTGTCGTACGAGCAGATCGGCGAGAAGATCGAGGAGACCAAGGCGCTGGGTGGCGTGCAGATCCTGATCCAGGGCGGGCACAATCCGTACATCCCGTTCGAGTGGTACCTCGATCTGCTGCGCTATATCAAGCGCAACCACCCCATCCACATCCACGGCTTTTCGCCCAGTGAAGTGGACTTCTTCGCCACGCGCTTCCGGCTGGACGCGCGGGACGTCGTGCGGGAACTGAAGGCGGCCGGACTCGACTCCATCCCCGGCGGCGGCGGCGAGATTCTCGTGCAGCGCGTGCGGGATCTGGTGGCGCCCAAGAAGGCGGGCGCCGATCGCTGGCTTGAAATCATGGAGCTGGCGCACAACGAGGGCATGAAGACCTCGGTGACCATGATGTACGGCATCGGCGAGACCCTGGCCGAGCGCATCGAGCACCTGCAGCGCGTGCGGGAGCTGCAGGCGCGCACCAATGGCTTCACGGCGTTCATCACCTGGCCGCTGCAGCCCGAGAACACGCCCACACTCTCGCATATGCCCAAGACCGACGCCACGACCTATCTGCGTACGGTGGCCATTTCGCGCATCGTGCTCGACAACGTGCCCAATCTGCAGTCGAGCTGGGTGACGATGGGCATGAAGGTGGGGCAGTTGGCGCTGCGCTACGGCTGCAACGACTTCGGCTCGCTCATGATCGAGGAAAACGTGGTCTCGGCTGCCAACACCACGTATCGCACCACCACCGACGAACTCGATCGTCTCATTCGCGACGCGGGCTTCACGCCCGCCCGTCGCCGACAGGACTACTCCATCATCAGCGGCGAGGCATTGCCGGCCGCGGCCGCCACGGTGGCGGCATGA
- a CDS encoding menaquinone biosynthesis protein, with amino-acid sequence MLRVGRIRYINCYPVYGAIERGLVPLAGELVDGVPTQLNQLMADGQLDVSVVSAVEYARDAHRFLLLPELGITSDGPVRSVMLFSARAPQDLGGRRVLVSRSSMTSVALLELLFEHVWKCRPEFVPGDAELADIAHFANDDHDARLVIGDAALKLFHESQGGGAWAERYPWQEDLGAAWKAWTGLPFVFAVWVAQRGTPVHESLSAHASLIASRDWGLAHLDVLSAQAAEASGVPVRTCREYFAGLDYRLSYPHLAGLTEFFRRLVLAGRVPDGTLAFLPAA; translated from the coding sequence ATGCTGCGCGTGGGCCGTATCCGCTACATCAACTGCTACCCGGTGTACGGGGCCATCGAGCGTGGCCTGGTGCCGCTGGCCGGAGAACTGGTGGATGGCGTGCCGACGCAGCTCAATCAGCTCATGGCCGACGGGCAGCTCGATGTGAGCGTGGTGTCGGCGGTGGAGTATGCACGCGACGCCCATCGTTTCCTGCTGCTGCCCGAGCTTGGCATTACCAGCGATGGTCCGGTGCGCAGCGTCATGCTGTTCAGCGCGCGCGCGCCGCAGGACCTGGGCGGTCGCCGTGTGCTGGTGAGTCGCAGCAGCATGACGTCGGTGGCGCTGCTCGAATTGCTCTTTGAGCACGTGTGGAAGTGCCGACCGGAGTTCGTGCCAGGTGATGCCGAGCTGGCCGACATCGCGCACTTCGCCAACGATGACCATGATGCGCGTCTGGTCATCGGGGATGCCGCGCTCAAGTTGTTTCATGAGTCGCAGGGCGGTGGCGCCTGGGCCGAACGCTACCCGTGGCAGGAAGATCTCGGTGCGGCGTGGAAAGCGTGGACCGGCCTGCCATTCGTCTTTGCCGTGTGGGTGGCACAGCGCGGCACGCCGGTGCACGAGTCGCTGTCGGCGCATGCATCGCTCATCGCGTCGCGGGACTGGGGACTGGCCCATCTTGATGTGTTGTCGGCACAGGCTGCAGAAGCCAGTGGTGTGCCGGTGCGTACCTGCCGCGAATACTTCGCGGGCCTCGACTACCGTTTGTCCTACCCGCACCTTGCGGGACTGACAGAATTCTTCCGGCGTCTGGTGCTGGCCGGTCGTGTGCCCGACGGCACACTGGCCTTTCTGCCAGCCGCCTGA
- a CDS encoding CofH family radical SAM protein has translation MPRAVPFDLDRLRDPALRPIGEKLNAGERLSLSDGVTLFTTPDLNGVGAMADAANRARHGDRVTFASNQHINPTNICVLRKTCVFCGYARLPKEEGAYRYSLDQVLAESDRADGTITREFHIVGGLDMQAGLAYYTEMFRALKARHPQVHIKALTAVEIAHIARIEKMSRADVLTALREAGLDTLPGGGAETFSAAVREQIADKKLGGTDYIDVHRTAHQLGIRSNCTMLYGHVETIDDRMQHLAMLRDLQDETGGFLAYIPLAYHPDDNELGATLGRTGTSTTGFDDLRNLAVGRLFLDNFEHIKSHWIMVTPSLTQVALHFGVNDIEGTVVREKIYHAVGAHTPQGMTLPQLLQLIRGAGKQPAERDSFYRVLREFGPGETGESQQADTALAVA, from the coding sequence ATGCCGCGAGCTGTACCGTTCGACCTTGATCGTCTGCGCGACCCGGCTCTTCGCCCAATCGGCGAGAAGCTGAACGCTGGTGAGCGCTTGTCGCTGAGCGATGGCGTCACGTTGTTTACCACCCCGGATCTCAACGGGGTTGGGGCCATGGCCGATGCCGCGAATCGCGCACGGCATGGGGACCGCGTCACGTTCGCGTCCAACCAGCACATCAACCCCACCAACATCTGCGTGTTGCGGAAGACCTGCGTCTTTTGCGGCTATGCGCGGCTGCCCAAGGAAGAGGGCGCCTACCGCTACTCGCTCGATCAGGTGCTGGCCGAGTCCGATCGCGCCGACGGCACGATCACGCGCGAGTTCCACATTGTCGGTGGGCTCGATATGCAGGCGGGCCTCGCGTACTACACCGAGATGTTCCGCGCACTCAAGGCGCGGCATCCGCAGGTGCACATCAAGGCACTCACGGCCGTCGAGATCGCGCACATCGCGCGCATCGAAAAAATGTCGCGTGCCGACGTGCTCACGGCCCTGCGTGAGGCCGGGCTGGACACCTTGCCTGGTGGAGGGGCGGAGACCTTCAGCGCGGCCGTGCGTGAGCAGATCGCCGACAAGAAGCTTGGCGGCACCGATTACATCGACGTGCACCGCACGGCGCATCAGTTGGGGATTCGCTCCAACTGCACCATGCTTTATGGCCACGTCGAGACCATTGACGATCGCATGCAGCACCTGGCCATGTTGCGCGATCTGCAGGACGAAACGGGTGGTTTTCTCGCGTACATCCCGTTGGCCTACCATCCCGACGACAACGAACTCGGCGCCACGCTGGGCCGCACCGGTACCAGCACCACCGGCTTCGACGACCTGCGCAATCTGGCCGTGGGTCGCCTGTTCCTCGACAACTTCGAGCACATCAAGTCGCATTGGATCATGGTGACCCCCTCGCTCACGCAAGTCGCGCTGCACTTCGGCGTGAACGACATCGAGGGCACCGTGGTGCGCGAGAAGATCTATCACGCGGTTGGCGCCCACACGCCGCAGGGCATGACGCTGCCGCAGTTGCTGCAGCTCATTCGCGGGGCAGGGAAGCAGCCGGCAGAGCGCGACTCCTTCTATCGCGTGTTGCGCGAGTTCGGCCCCGGCGAAACAGGCGAAAGCCAGCAGGCCGACACCGCACTGGCGGTGGCCTGA
- the fabF gene encoding beta-ketoacyl-ACP synthase II, with amino-acid sequence MRRRVVVTGLGAITPVGNDLATTWQGLLDGKSGGALITKFDASDFKVKFACEVKGFDVGLYMDRKEAKRADLYTQYAMGAAVQAMTDAGLASGGFVPEECGVIIGSGIGGLATMEEQHSVYMTSGNRRISPFFVPMYIADIAAGVVSMRFGAKGPNFATISACSTSAHAIGEAFRTIMYGDADVMIAGGSEAAVLPMAIGGFGNMTALSERNDSPATASRPFDATRDGFVLGEGAGVVVLEELGHAVRRGARIYGEVVGYGATGDAYHLTGQPEAHEGLQRAMRRALRDAELEPTAVDYINAHGTSTPLNDPNEIKAIKTVFGDHARTLSVSSTKSATGHMLGAAGGVEFIACALAMRDGLIPPTINYSTPDPECDLDITPNVPKARQVEVALSNSSGFGGHNVSIALRRWHE; translated from the coding sequence ATGCGCCGGCGGGTCGTCGTCACGGGACTTGGGGCGATCACGCCGGTCGGCAACGACCTGGCGACGACCTGGCAGGGCCTGCTGGATGGCAAGTCGGGCGGTGCGCTCATCACCAAGTTCGATGCCTCGGACTTCAAGGTGAAGTTCGCGTGTGAGGTGAAGGGCTTCGACGTCGGTCTGTACATGGACCGCAAGGAAGCCAAGCGCGCCGACCTGTACACGCAATACGCCATGGGGGCAGCGGTGCAGGCCATGACGGATGCCGGTCTCGCCTCGGGCGGATTCGTGCCCGAGGAGTGCGGTGTCATCATCGGCAGCGGCATCGGTGGCCTGGCCACCATGGAAGAGCAGCACTCGGTGTACATGACGTCGGGCAACCGGCGCATCTCTCCGTTCTTCGTGCCCATGTACATCGCCGACATCGCGGCGGGGGTGGTGTCCATGCGCTTCGGCGCCAAGGGGCCCAACTTCGCCACCATCTCGGCGTGCTCCACGAGCGCGCATGCCATCGGTGAGGCCTTCCGCACCATCATGTACGGCGATGCCGATGTGATGATTGCGGGCGGGTCCGAAGCCGCGGTGTTGCCCATGGCCATCGGTGGTTTTGGCAACATGACGGCGCTGTCCGAGCGCAACGATTCGCCGGCCACCGCCTCGCGTCCGTTCGACGCCACCCGTGATGGCTTCGTGCTGGGTGAAGGCGCCGGTGTGGTCGTGCTCGAAGAGCTGGGGCATGCGGTGCGCCGCGGCGCGCGCATCTACGGCGAGGTGGTGGGCTACGGCGCCACCGGAGACGCGTACCACCTCACGGGCCAGCCCGAGGCCCATGAGGGTCTGCAGCGCGCCATGCGCCGCGCCCTGCGCGATGCGGAACTCGAACCGACAGCCGTGGACTATATCAACGCACACGGCACGTCCACGCCGCTCAATGATCCCAACGAGATCAAGGCCATCAAGACCGTCTTTGGTGACCACGCGCGGACGTTGTCGGTGAGTTCCACCAAGTCGGCCACCGGGCACATGCTCGGCGCAGCCGGTGGTGTGGAGTTCATTGCCTGCGCGCTGGCCATGCGCGACGGACTGATTCCGCCCACGATCAACTATTCCACGCCGGACCCGGAGTGCGATCTCGACATCACCCCCAACGTGCCCAAGGCACGGCAGGTGGAGGTGGCGCTGTCGAACAGTTCGGGCTTCGGTGGTCACAACGTTTCGATCGCGCTCCGACGCTGGCACGAATAG
- a CDS encoding acyl carrier protein gives MSDNASKIKDIIEKELGVEREKLTPEASFIEDLGADSLDIVELVMEFEKEFNIDIPDEDAEKLRTVGDAIAYLEAKVAG, from the coding sequence ATGTCGGATAACGCGTCGAAGATCAAGGACATCATCGAGAAGGAGCTCGGCGTGGAGCGCGAGAAGCTGACCCCAGAGGCGAGCTTCATCGAGGATCTCGGCGCCGACTCGCTGGACATCGTCGAGCTGGTGATGGAGTTCGAGAAGGAGTTCAACATCGACATCCCCGACGAGGACGCCGAGAAGCTGCGCACCGTGGGTGACGCCATCGCGTACCTCGAGGCGAAGGTCGCGGGCTGA